One region of Glutamicibacter sp. B1 genomic DNA includes:
- a CDS encoding LytR C-terminal domain-containing protein has translation MTNYPRDEFDRVPEFNTRVGSHHAHGWAQSAASKSTGGKLLWVVLTAVIVLVIGAASFIFGPQLKESLAGSSTNESTQSQEASPSESVESSLEASPSESASPSSTIDDAEVLFGQKIGVYNGASVAGVASAGEEAMTEAGFTNIVADNWTKPAGVSAVYYTSEAYRVTAEKAAEVLNIEEVLQTSNIPNRVTVVLGTDDPLGLNE, from the coding sequence ATGACCAACTACCCGCGTGACGAATTTGATCGCGTACCGGAGTTCAACACCCGTGTGGGTTCACACCACGCGCACGGATGGGCGCAGTCCGCGGCCTCAAAGTCGACCGGCGGCAAACTGCTGTGGGTAGTGCTGACCGCCGTGATCGTGCTGGTCATCGGTGCAGCGTCCTTCATCTTTGGTCCCCAGCTTAAAGAAAGCCTTGCAGGATCGAGCACTAATGAGAGTACTCAGTCCCAAGAAGCATCGCCGAGTGAATCGGTCGAAAGCTCGCTGGAAGCATCACCGAGTGAGTCAGCATCCCCGTCAAGCACGATTGATGACGCCGAGGTTCTCTTTGGTCAAAAGATCGGTGTTTACAACGGTGCCAGTGTTGCCGGAGTCGCTAGTGCTGGTGAAGAAGCGATGACCGAAGCTGGATTCACCAACATTGTTGCCGATAACTGGACTAAGCCAGCGGGCGTTTCCGCCGTGTACTACACCTCGGAGGCCTACCGCGTTACTGCCGAAAAAGCAGCTGAGGTCCTTAATATCGAAGAAGTTCTGCAGACCAGTAACATCCCTAACCGAGTCACCGTGGTGTTGGGCACCGATGACCCGCTGGGCCTGAACGAATAA
- a CDS encoding DUF3263 domain-containing protein, translated as MAENELLVDFVMNPDSELDERSQQILSLEKLWWKYAGAKEQAISKQFSMSPTNYYQLLNQLIETDAAMAYDPMLVKRLRRTRSTKRRVGGKVGSGR; from the coding sequence ATGGCTGAGAACGAGTTATTGGTTGATTTTGTGATGAACCCAGATTCGGAACTTGACGAACGTTCACAACAGATCCTGAGCTTAGAAAAATTGTGGTGGAAGTATGCCGGAGCCAAGGAACAAGCGATCAGCAAGCAGTTCTCTATGTCGCCAACCAACTATTATCAGTTGCTGAACCAACTGATTGAGACGGATGCGGCCATGGCCTACGACCCGATGCTGGTTAAGCGACTGCGCAGAACACGTTCAACAAAACGTCGTGTGGGCGGTAAGGTCGGCTCGGGACGATAA
- a CDS encoding uracil-DNA glycosylase, protein MQDALFDAPPPPVAPIYEPTDFPFFHGAQSMADHGFIAQDWVPALVKQDQNLRQLALKLAERSSLGEVLLPEPKVMFRALTLPLAKVKVLIIGQDPYPTPGHPNGLAFAANPQVRPLPRSLRNIYKELETDLGVVPAAHPDLSPWQERGVLLLNQALSVTAGKAGSHQKLGWEAILVAVLEAINLREVPPVAILWGKHAQKFSPALNNLPQLCSAHPSPLSASRGFFGSKPFSESNRLLSVSGQEPIDWSLPLA, encoded by the coding sequence ATGCAAGACGCCTTGTTTGATGCCCCGCCACCACCTGTTGCCCCCATATATGAGCCAACGGACTTTCCATTTTTCCACGGTGCGCAATCCATGGCCGACCACGGTTTTATCGCACAGGATTGGGTTCCGGCACTGGTAAAGCAAGATCAGAATCTTCGTCAGCTTGCCCTCAAACTTGCCGAGCGCTCTTCCCTGGGTGAAGTTCTACTTCCCGAGCCTAAGGTGATGTTCCGCGCACTTACCTTGCCTTTAGCTAAGGTCAAGGTCCTGATCATCGGTCAAGACCCTTATCCGACACCTGGACATCCCAATGGGTTGGCTTTCGCGGCCAATCCTCAGGTCCGACCGCTGCCACGCTCACTGAGGAACATCTACAAAGAACTCGAAACCGATCTGGGCGTTGTACCGGCGGCACATCCTGACCTGAGCCCTTGGCAAGAACGTGGGGTGCTCTTGCTGAACCAGGCTCTCTCCGTAACTGCAGGAAAAGCCGGCTCTCATCAAAAGCTTGGATGGGAAGCGATACTTGTAGCTGTCCTGGAGGCAATAAACCTACGCGAAGTTCCTCCCGTTGCCATTCTGTGGGGAAAGCACGCCCAGAAGTTCTCCCCCGCGCTCAATAATCTGCCGCAATTGTGCAGCGCCCACCCATCACCGCTGTCAGCCTCGCGTGGATTCTTCGGTTCAAAACCCTTTTCCGAAAGCAATCGGCTGCTATCCGTCAGTGGACAGGAGCCGATTGATTGGTCATTACCGTTGGCCTAG